The window CGAAACCCCGGCTATATATGCAAACAGAAGAAAGGTTAAAAAAAATTGTTTCATTAATTATTGGTTAATCTTTCAAATTTAATATAAAAAATCATTATACGGATAACGAATTTTATGAATCTTCACAACCTCTTTATAAATCTTGTCTTTTAAGGCTACAATGTTTTGTTTCTTTTTAGCAGAAATAAAAACAGAATCTTCTTCTTTTGCAAACCACATTTTTTTTAATTCATCAAGAGAGTAGTTTTCTTTTGTTACGAGGCTTAAATCGTCTTCGTCCTTTTTTGTATATTTGTAATTGTCAATTTTGTTGAAAACGGTAAATGTTTTTTTTGTTCCTGCCCCTATTTCTTTCAAAGTGTTGTTTACTACATCAATTTGCTCTTCAAAATTAGCATGCGAAATGTCAACAACATGAATTAAAAGGTCTGATTCTCGCACCTCATCGAGGGTAGATTTAAATGATTCTATTAAATTATGGGGCAATTTTCTGATAAATCCTACGGTATCGGCAATTAAAAACGGTAAATTTTCTATTACTACTTTTCTTACGGTTGTGTCAAGTGTTGCAAAAAGTTTGTTTTCGGCAAAAATATCAGATTTGCTTAATAAATTTGTTAAGGTTGATTTTCCGACATTTGTATAGCCTACAATAGCAACTCTTACTAATTTCCCTCTGTTTTTTCTTTGAACTGCTTTTTGCTTATCTATTTTTTTTAACCGTCCTTTCAGAAGAGATATTTTATCTCGGACAATCCTTCGGTCAGTTTCAATTTCTTTTTCTCCCGGACCTCTTAGTCCAATCCCTCCTCTTTGTCTTTCAAGGTGTGTCCACATACCTCTTAATCGAGGCAATAAGTATTCATATTGTGCTAACTCAACCTGGGTTTTTGCATGTGATGTTCTTGCTCTGCTTGCAAAAATATCTAATATTAAATTTGTTCTGTCGAGAACTTTACAGTTTAATTCTTTTTCGATATTACGAAGTTGTGAGGGACTGAGTTCATCGTCAAAAATTATTGAATCAACCTTTTCTGCTTTAATGAAAGCTTTTATTTCAAGAAATTTACCGGACCCTACAAATGTTTTAGAGTCAGGAGTATTTCGTTTTTGCTTAAATTGTTTTTTTACGACCGCTCCGGCAGTATGTGCTAAAAATTCAAGTTCGTTTAGGTATTCCTGAACTTGTTCTTCTGTTTGTCCTTGGGTGATGATTCCGACTAATACGGCAGTTTCTTTTTCGTTTTTTTTCTTTGCTTTTTCAATCATCTTTTTTTGTAATTAACAAAAAACAGCCGGTTAGCGGCTGTTTTTATTTTAATTTCTTTTAAAATTATACCAAAGTTTAATTTAGTTTAAATGTTACCGGAAGAGAAAACCAAACATTCACTTTTCTTCCGTTCTGCACACCCGGCTTAAATCTTGCAAGTTTTTTTACAACTTTAATCGCTTCTTCGTCAAGAAGAGGGTCAACACCTTTTTGCAGTTCAACTTTCCCGACAGCTCCGGTTTTTGTTACTTCAAACCTTAGATAAACTGTTCCTTGTATTCCGTTTTCTCTTGCAACAGCAGGGTAATTCACATTGCTTCCTATCCATCTTCTTAGTGCCATAATTCCTCCGGGGTATTCCGGCATGTTTTTTACAAATACAAAAATTTCATCGTCAACAACTTCTTCTTCATCAAGATTAATGTCTTCATCTTCATCAAAATCACTGAAGTCAAATTCGGTATCCGCAATGTCTTCGTTGTCTTCAACAATGTCAAACACTTCTAATGCTTGTTGTTGCTGTTGTTCCTGTGGTTGCTCGGGTTCAACTTCTTGGTCTTGTCTTGTAACATCCATCATTTCTTCTTCTTGTATGTTTTCTTCGTTACTGAAATCTTCAACCGTAGAAGGTGATTGCCATTGAAATGCAGAAACCAGAAGCCCGAGGCTGATAATTAAACTTACAGCTAAAAATAATAGCTTATATCTTTCGAGATTTGCTTTCGGATTTTTTTTAATTTCCATTGTTTTGTGTTTTAAAAAGTTAATAAATGTTTTTGACATTAACTTTTGAGCGGCTCAAAGTTAACAATTTTTTATTTAAATAAAATTAATTTGTCTTAAGTTTAAAGGAAATGGGTATAGAAAACCAAACATTTACTTTGGCTCCGTTATGCATTCCGGGTTTAAATTTGGGTAGTTTTTTAATGACATCTGTTGATGCGTCTTCGAGCATTTCATCAACAACCCCTTTATTCATTATTTCAATTTTACCGACAGTTCCTTTTTTTGTTACTTCAAATCTAAGATAAACAGTTCCTTCAATGCCGTTTTCTCTTGCAACTGCCGGATAGTTTATATTTCTTGCAATAAATCGTTGCAATGCGGGGATTCCTCCCGGAGGTTCCGGCATTGTTGATGCGAAAACTAAGGGTGTGTTGTCGATTTCGTCCGGATAGTCGTCAATCGGAGGATTTCCCCAATCAATATCCGGACCTTCAATATTTGTTGTGTCAGGTATTACGTTTATTAAATCTGTAATAAAACTTTTGATAATCTGTTGTTTTGTTTCGGTTTTCGGTTTCGGTTTTTCTATTTCAGAGGTTGTTACGGTTGCGTGTATTTCTTCCGGAATCTCTCCCTCATTATTTGTATAACTTTCAACTAAAGCATCCGACTGCCATTTGAATGCTGATACAACAATTGCAATCGCAATTATTAATCCGATCGACAAAAACAATGTTTTTGTTTTTTCTAAATTTGCTTTTACGCTTTTTTTCTTTTCCATGACGTTTGATTTTGAGTATTAATAATTATGTTTCCTTGTTCCTTGTATGTATTTACTGATTTAAATTTTAATTACTTATAAATATTACCGGTAAAATTTGCTTACTTTCAACCGGCTTTCCGTTTGCTTCTGCCGGTTTCCAGTCGGGCATTGCATTAATCAGCCTTAATGCTTCTGTGTCAATTAAAGGATGAATGCTTCTTATAGTTTTTGCATCTTTTATTTTTCCGCTTTCATCAATTATAAAACTTACGTTTACTCTTCCTTGGATATTTTTTTTCTTTGCTTCTTCGGAATATTGCTTTTCTTTATCAAAATATTCTCGTAATGCTTTTTCGCCTCCCGTAAATTGTGCTTGTTTATTAATGTTTAAATTTAAATTACTTCGTTCTGTGTTTGAAAGTTCAATGTTATTCTTCGTATTTAAAAAGCTCATTTTACTCGGAACAGGAGGTTTGATGTCTCCGCTTTTAAACTTTTGTTTTTCAATTTCAAGATTTATTTGAGTAAATCCTGCAGGTTTTTCTTTTGTGTATGAACTTTTTGTTTCGAAAATGATTAAAACAATCAACAAAGATGCTATAATGCTTATTTGCAGCAGCAAGCCTCTTCCTTTTTCTAATTTGTTGATATGTTTTTTTCTGTTGTTCATTATTGATAAATGTTTTCGGGATTTTTATATTTGCCGTCTTTCATAAGTTTAATACTTACAGACGGGTACAATCTTAAATCTCCGGTTAACCCGATTATATCTCCTTTGTTAACTTTATCATTTTCTTTTATTGTTGTTTTGTATAAACCGATATATTCCACAATATCTCCTGTTTCCAATTCAATTATTATTGTTATTTCCGTTAAGCCGAATATGTCTTTTCTTTTAATATGTGATACCTTTCCGTTGCCTATTGCATAAACTTTTGAATAATCTTTTACTTCATATGTTGCCTCTTTATGAGAAATCGTGTATTGCAGGGCTTTATTAATGTTTTCTTCTTTCCCTCTCATAACTTCTCCGGGCAACATGTTTTCGAAAAACGGACTTATTAATTTATAATTTCCTTTTTCAAAGGGTGTGCAAAATTCTTTATTCGTTTTAGAGCCTGCAAGTACATACTCATTTGTTGTTGAGACAATTATCCACATTGCAAAAACCGTTGCCAATAAAACCGGTATTGAAATTGCAAAGCGAATTTTCCTTACTTTTTCTTTTTCGGGAAATGTTATCAGTTTAATTCTGCTCTTTATTTCATCTTTCGAAAAACTGCTTACTGAAATTGCATGAGAACAGTGGGTTGATAATTTTAAGATTAACCGAGAATAATCAGGAGCATTTTTGTTTCCGGTTAATTCATTATCAACAATAAATTCGTGTATTATTTTTATGTTTGCCGAAATTAATCTTGAAACAGGATTAAACCAGAATACGGCTCTGAAAATTTCGAAAATCAAATTATCAATTGTGTGTTTTTGTTTTGCATGTATTTTTTCATGTCTTAATATCTGATTTTTCTCCTCATCATTTAAAGTTTCAAAGTTTTTATTTACAAAAATATTATTGGAAAAACTAAATGCCGTATTTTCAGAATTTGTAAATATTAATGTAAAGCCTTTTTCTTTTATTTTCTTGCTGTTGCTTTTCAATCTTAAAACTGAAATAATGCTTCTTATAATAATAAACACATACCTTATAAACCCGGATAACCAAACAATAAAAAAGATTTCCTTTAGTGGGATATTCGACCAAAATGTTTTTGGATTATTTAAATAGCTGTTTTCAACATTAATCAACCCAAAGCTTTCACTCTTCGAAACACCTATTATACTATCAATTTTAAAAATGATTGCTTCGGAATTAAATATTGTCGGCAAAAGAGGAATAACAAAGCTTAATAATAAAAAAGCAAAGAAATAATACCTGCTCCAAACAAAATATGCTAATTTGAAATACAAATATCTGTAAAACAAGAAAAAGATACTTGTTAAAACAGAAACTTCGAGTATGTATATCAAAAAGTTTTGCATTTTATTTTTCGTTTTTATCAATTAGTTTCATCATTTCTTCAATATCTTTTTCGTCTAATTTGTTTTCTTGCACCATATAAGAAACCATTTTCTTGTAAGAGTTGTCAAAATAATCGGCTACAACGGTCTTAAATATTTGTTTTCTGTATCGTTTTTTTGAAATTTTCGGAGAATATTCATACGTATTCCCGTATTGTTTATATTTCAAAAATCTTTTTTTTTCTAAAATCCTGACAACCGAAGAAATTGTATTATAAGGAGGATTATCAGAGAGTTTTGCAATAATATCTTTTACAAATCCTTTTTTTATTTCCCAAAAAATTTGCATTATTTCTTCTTCTCTTTTTGTTAATGCTTCCATTTTTATTTGATTTAAATTGTTATTTTGATACAAAGCTACAACTTGTTTTTTAATTATGCAACTATTGTGCCAGTTAATTAACTTGAAAAGCAGTTGAAAAACTTGTGTTTGCGTTATTTCATTGTGTGTTGCGAGAAAAATGTTTTTAAAAAATTATGTAATCAAGAAGAAATGTGTATTTTTGCAAACCAAAAAGGGGCATTAACTCAGTCGGCTAGAGTGTCACGCTGGCAGCGTGGAAGTCATCGGTTCGAATCCGATATGCTCCACAAAGACCAAAATAATTTTATTTTCGGTCTTTATTTTTTTCGAGATACTAATAAATTCGCAAAATCGTAAAGCTCTTCTTTTTTTCCTGCTTGTAAAGGAACACTGTTTAAAGAATTAAGAGCCTTTTGATGAAGTTTTTTGATCTTTTGCTCTGTTGTAGTTTTAATGTTCAACTTATCATAAATTTTAATAACAACCGCGATTTTTTCTTTGTCATTTATTGACTTATTATTTATACGCTCAATAAGTTTTTTTGAAGTTTCCGAATCTGATTTTTCTAATGCATTGATCAACAAAAAGGTTTTTTTGCCGGTTAAAATGTCATTTCCGTTTTGCTTTCCGAATAAATTTTCATCAGCATAAACATCTAATAAATCATCTTGAATTTGAAATGCTAATCCTATACTTAATCCGAATTCATATAACAAATTTGCTTGCTTATCCGTTGCTCCTCCGCATATAGCTCCGGCTTTTAAAGATGCAGCAATTAAAACCGCCGTTTTCAATTTTATCATATTCAAATATTCCGGTTCCGAAACTTTTTTTTGTGTTTCAAAATCCATGTCATATTGCTGCCCTTCACACACCTGTAGAGCCGTATCGTTAAACACGGGGAAAACCTTTACAAAAAGTTCTGCCGGTAAATCTTTCAAAAAATCATACGCTTTAATCATCATTGCATCTCCCGAAAGTATTGCCGTATTCTTATTCCATTTTAAGTGAACAGTTTCTTTATTCCTTCTTATCGGAGAGTTATCCATAATATCATCATGCAATAATGTGAAGTTATGAAAAATCTCAAATGCCAATGCAACAGGTATTGCAATTTCAATCTTTTCCGAAAACATATTACATGCAGCCAAAGCTAATGCCGGTCTTATTCTTTTGCCGCCTGCATCAAGCATATATTTTATCGGAACATATAAATTTGAAGGGTTTTCACCAAAATTAAGACTGTTAATTTCTTGCGAAATCTTTTCTTGTAACTGATTTATAGTGTACATTTAAGAATTAGTTTATTTTTGCACTACAAAAGTAACAATAATGACCGAAATTTCTTTACAAAAACTCGCAGAAGTCGTTTCCGGAAAATTAATCGGCAAGTCCGAACAAGTCGTTTCCGAAATAATTACGGACAGCAGAAGTTTTGTTTCTTCTGAGAAATCAATCTTTTTTGCATTGAAAAGTAAACGAAATGACGGACATAAGTACATTAATGACTTATACAAAAGAGGAATGTCAAATTTTGTGGTTTCAGAATACCGCAATCAATTTAAAGAATTAACAAATGCACGCTTTATTATTGTTGATAATACTATGGATACTTTGCATAAATTGGCAAAATATTACAGAGACACCTTTAATTCTGAAGTTCTTGCTGTTATCGGCAGTAACGGAAAAACTATCGTAAAAGAATGGTTGTATCAATTGTTACATGATGAAATTAACATTGTAAGAAGTCCGAAAAGTTATAATTCTCAACTCGGAGTTCCTTTGTCTTTATGCCTTTTAGAAAAAAAATATCAAACAGGAATTATTGAAGCCGGAATTTCGGAGCCGGACGAAATGGAAAACTTAGAAAAAATTATTAAACCTGATACGGTTATTTTTACTGCATTCGGAGAAGCACATCAAGAAAACTTTAAAAATCTTCAAGAAAAAGCAATTGAAAAACTTAAAATGTGCAAACATGCCGAAACTGTAATTTTTTCTCCGAACTTTCAAATTATTGCCGATTTAATTAAAAAAGATAAAAATTTTAACAATAAAAACCTTTTTACTTGGTCTTTAAAAAACAAAGCCGCTGATTTATTTGTTGAAAAAGTTGCAAAATCAGAAACAAATACAAATTTAACAGTCGTCTACAAAAACAAAGCAATAAAATACAAAATTCCTTTTATTGATGATGCGTCCGTTAAAAATTCATTGTCTTGTTTAAGCTATATTATTTCGCAAAATTTACTTAACGACAGCATATTAGAACGATTTTCTCATTTAGAACCGATTGAAATGAGGATTGAACAAAAACAAGGCATTAACAATTGTGTTTTAATAAATGATTCATATAATTCTGATATTAACTCATTGAAAATTGCTGTTGATTTATTAAAAAACCTTTCGAAGCACATGGATAAAACCATTATTTTATCAGATATCAACCAAAGCGGAATGTCTGATAAAGATCTTTATGAAACAGTTTCAAAAATTATAAAAAATAATAATATTAACCGTTTTATCGGGATCGGAGAAAAAATAAGTGCTCACAAAGACTTTTTTAACGAAAAAATTAATTCTTCTTTTTATACATCAACTAAAGATTTTTTGAAAGACGATTTCATAAAATTATTTCAAAATGAGGTAATATTATTAAAAGGTTCCAGAGTTTTTAAATTTGAAAAAATTTCAGAGGCATTAGAGTTAAAAAAACACCGAACCGTACTGGAAATTAACTTAGAAGCCCTCACACATAACTTTAATTATTACAAATCCTTACTTCCGCCCGGAACCAAAACTATGGTAATGGTAAAAGCATTATCGTACGGCAGCGGAACATCTAAAATTTCCGAATTATTACAATACCACCAAGTTGATTATCTCGGAGTTGCCATTGCCGATGAGGGCGTCAGCTTAAGAAAAGCCGGTATCACAACTAAAATTATGGTAATGAATCCGGACGAAAACAGCATTTCGGATATTATTGACTATAAATTAGAACCGGAAATATACAGTTTCAATATTTTAGAAACATTTTTAAATAAATTAAAAGATTATTCCGGCATAAAATTACCGATACATATTAAAGTTGATACCGGAATGATGCGTCTCGGATTTTGTGATTTTGAAATTGATGCTCTGTTAAAAAAACTTCAAAATACCAAATTGCTTTTTGTGAAATCTGTTTTTTCACATCTTGCAGCATCAGATGAGCCTCAACATGATGAGTTTACAAACACACAAATTAATAAGTTTAAAGAAATCTGCAATAATTTTTCGGCAGGATTAAATTATAAGTTTATAAAACATATTGCAAATACATCGGGAATTGAACGATTTCCGAATGCTGTGTTTGATATGGTAAGAATAGGCATTGGACTATACGGTTTTAACGGTGCCGACAATGCAAACCTGATGAATGTCAGCACATTAAAAACAAGGATAATACAAATTAAAACCGTTCTTAAAAATGAAACCGTTGGTTACGGAAGAAAATGGATTGCAAAACGTAACAGTAAAATTGCTGTTATTCCTATCGGCTATGCAGACGGCTTAAGTAGAAAATTCAGTAACGAAACAGGAAGCGTTTTAATAAACAAACAAA of the Bacteroidales bacterium genome contains:
- the hflX gene encoding GTPase HflX → MIEKAKKKNEKETAVLVGIITQGQTEEQVQEYLNELEFLAHTAGAVVKKQFKQKRNTPDSKTFVGSGKFLEIKAFIKAEKVDSIIFDDELSPSQLRNIEKELNCKVLDRTNLILDIFASRARTSHAKTQVELAQYEYLLPRLRGMWTHLERQRGGIGLRGPGEKEIETDRRIVRDKISLLKGRLKKIDKQKAVQRKNRGKLVRVAIVGYTNVGKSTLTNLLSKSDIFAENKLFATLDTTVRKVVIENLPFLIADTVGFIRKLPHNLIESFKSTLDEVRESDLLIHVVDISHANFEEQIDVVNNTLKEIGAGTKKTFTVFNKIDNYKYTKKDEDDLSLVTKENYSLDELKKMWFAKEEDSVFISAKKKQNIVALKDKIYKEVVKIHKIRYPYNDFLY
- a CDS encoding energy transducer TonB, which produces MEIKKNPKANLERYKLLFLAVSLIISLGLLVSAFQWQSPSTVEDFSNEENIQEEEMMDVTRQDQEVEPEQPQEQQQQQALEVFDIVEDNEDIADTEFDFSDFDEDEDINLDEEEVVDDEIFVFVKNMPEYPGGIMALRRWIGSNVNYPAVARENGIQGTVYLRFEVTKTGAVGKVELQKGVDPLLDEEAIKVVKKLARFKPGVQNGRKVNVWFSLPVTFKLN
- a CDS encoding TonB family protein, with the translated sequence MEKKKSVKANLEKTKTLFLSIGLIIAIAIVVSAFKWQSDALVESYTNNEGEIPEEIHATVTTSEIEKPKPKTETKQQIIKSFITDLINVIPDTTNIEGPDIDWGNPPIDDYPDEIDNTPLVFASTMPEPPGGIPALQRFIARNINYPAVARENGIEGTVYLRFEVTKKGTVGKIEIMNKGVVDEMLEDASTDVIKKLPKFKPGMHNGAKVNVWFSIPISFKLKTN
- a CDS encoding energy transducer TonB, producing the protein MNNRKKHINKLEKGRGLLLQISIIASLLIVLIIFETKSSYTKEKPAGFTQINLEIEKQKFKSGDIKPPVPSKMSFLNTKNNIELSNTERSNLNLNINKQAQFTGGEKALREYFDKEKQYSEEAKKKNIQGRVNVSFIIDESGKIKDAKTIRSIHPLIDTEALRLINAMPDWKPAEANGKPVESKQILPVIFISN
- a CDS encoding peptidoglycan DD-metalloendopeptidase family protein, with translation MQNFLIYILEVSVLTSIFFLFYRYLYFKLAYFVWSRYYFFAFLLLSFVIPLLPTIFNSEAIIFKIDSIIGVSKSESFGLINVENSYLNNPKTFWSNIPLKEIFFIVWLSGFIRYVFIIIRSIISVLRLKSNSKKIKEKGFTLIFTNSENTAFSFSNNIFVNKNFETLNDEEKNQILRHEKIHAKQKHTIDNLIFEIFRAVFWFNPVSRLISANIKIIHEFIVDNELTGNKNAPDYSRLILKLSTHCSHAISVSSFSKDEIKSRIKLITFPEKEKVRKIRFAISIPVLLATVFAMWIIVSTTNEYVLAGSKTNKEFCTPFEKGNYKLISPFFENMLPGEVMRGKEENINKALQYTISHKEATYEVKDYSKVYAIGNGKVSHIKRKDIFGLTEITIIIELETGDIVEYIGLYKTTIKENDKVNKGDIIGLTGDLRLYPSVSIKLMKDGKYKNPENIYQ
- a CDS encoding BlaI/MecI/CopY family transcriptional regulator — encoded protein: MEALTKREEEIMQIFWEIKKGFVKDIIAKLSDNPPYNTISSVVRILEKKRFLKYKQYGNTYEYSPKISKKRYRKQIFKTVVADYFDNSYKKMVSYMVQENKLDEKDIEEMMKLIDKNEK
- a CDS encoding polyprenyl synthetase family protein, coding for MYTINQLQEKISQEINSLNFGENPSNLYVPIKYMLDAGGKRIRPALALAACNMFSEKIEIAIPVALAFEIFHNFTLLHDDIMDNSPIRRNKETVHLKWNKNTAILSGDAMMIKAYDFLKDLPAELFVKVFPVFNDTALQVCEGQQYDMDFETQKKVSEPEYLNMIKLKTAVLIAASLKAGAICGGATDKQANLLYEFGLSIGLAFQIQDDLLDVYADENLFGKQNGNDILTGKKTFLLINALEKSDSETSKKLIERINNKSINDKEKIAVVIKIYDKLNIKTTTEQKIKKLHQKALNSLNSVPLQAGKKEELYDFANLLVSRKK
- a CDS encoding bifunctional UDP-N-acetylmuramoyl-tripeptide:D-alanyl-D-alanine ligase/alanine racemase, with the translated sequence MTEISLQKLAEVVSGKLIGKSEQVVSEIITDSRSFVSSEKSIFFALKSKRNDGHKYINDLYKRGMSNFVVSEYRNQFKELTNARFIIVDNTMDTLHKLAKYYRDTFNSEVLAVIGSNGKTIVKEWLYQLLHDEINIVRSPKSYNSQLGVPLSLCLLEKKYQTGIIEAGISEPDEMENLEKIIKPDTVIFTAFGEAHQENFKNLQEKAIEKLKMCKHAETVIFSPNFQIIADLIKKDKNFNNKNLFTWSLKNKAADLFVEKVAKSETNTNLTVVYKNKAIKYKIPFIDDASVKNSLSCLSYIISQNLLNDSILERFSHLEPIEMRIEQKQGINNCVLINDSYNSDINSLKIAVDLLKNLSKHMDKTIILSDINQSGMSDKDLYETVSKIIKNNNINRFIGIGEKISAHKDFFNEKINSSFYTSTKDFLKDDFIKLFQNEVILLKGSRVFKFEKISEALELKKHRTVLEINLEALTHNFNYYKSLLPPGTKTMVMVKALSYGSGTSKISELLQYHQVDYLGVAIADEGVSLRKAGITTKIMVMNPDENSISDIIDYKLEPEIYSFNILETFLNKLKDYSGIKLPIHIKVDTGMMRLGFCDFEIDALLKKLQNTKLLFVKSVFSHLAASDEPQHDEFTNTQINKFKEICNNFSAGLNYKFIKHIANTSGIERFPNAVFDMVRIGIGLYGFNGADNANLMNVSTLKTRIIQIKTVLKNETVGYGRKWIAKRNSKIAVIPIGYADGLSRKFSNETGSVLINKQKAVIIGNVCMDMCMIDITDIDAKENDEVIIFGDDYPASEIAKKLNTISYEVITRVSERVKRIYLG